A region of Thermoanaerobaculia bacterium DNA encodes the following proteins:
- a CDS encoding carbohydrate-binding family 9-like protein, whose product MSAEIAVPRLGPTDRLVELPAHRLVDAVTGAPPRLATSLRLAVRGEFLLARFDARHRGVVATLREENAPLWTEDVVEAFVGAGDPPLRYLELEVNPLGTRFSARVDSPEGTRKGMSVATFGCPGFSAEVRLGERRWSALLRVPLSALGRDALPGTFRANFFRIDRTAGEFSALFPTRADPPDFHVASAFGRFRIA is encoded by the coding sequence ATGTCCGCCGAAATCGCCGTTCCGCGGCTCGGTCCCACGGACCGGCTGGTCGAGCTCCCGGCGCACCGCCTCGTCGACGCGGTGACGGGAGCCCCGCCGCGGCTCGCGACGTCACTCCGGCTCGCGGTCCGCGGCGAGTTCCTCCTCGCGCGATTCGACGCGAGGCATCGGGGAGTCGTCGCGACGCTCCGCGAGGAGAACGCGCCGCTCTGGACCGAGGACGTCGTCGAAGCTTTCGTCGGCGCGGGGGATCCCCCCCTTCGCTATCTCGAGCTCGAGGTGAACCCGCTCGGGACGCGATTCTCGGCGCGGGTCGACTCGCCCGAAGGAACGCGGAAGGGAATGTCCGTCGCGACGTTCGGGTGCCCCGGCTTTTCGGCCGAGGTGCGGCTCGGCGAGCGACGATGGAGCGCGCTGCTCCGCGTTCCGCTCTCCGCGCTCGGCCGCGACGCGCTGCCGGGGACGTTTCGGGCGAACTTCTTCCGGATCGACCGCACGGCCGGGGAGTTCTCCGCGCTCTTTCCGACGCGCGCGGATCCCCCCGACTTCCACGTCGCGTCGGCCTTCGGAAGATTTCGCATCGCGTGA